Proteins co-encoded in one Klebsiella michiganensis genomic window:
- the potG gene encoding putrescine transporter ATP-binding subunit (part of the PotFGHI ATP-dependent putrescine transporter) → MNDAIPRPQSKTPKALTPLLEIRNLTKSFDGQHAVDDVSLTIYKGEIFALLGASGCGKSTLLRMLAGFEQPSAGQIMLDGVDLSHVPPYQRPINMMFQSYALFPHMTVEQNIAFGLKQDKLPKSEITSRVAEMLTLVHMQEFAKRKPHQLSGGQRQRVALARSLAKRPKLLLLDEPMGALDKKLRDRMQLEVVDILERVGVTCVMVTHDQEEAMTMAGRIAIMNRGKFVQIGEPEEIYEHPTTRYSAEFIGSVNVFEGVLKERQDDGLVIDSPGLVHPLKVDPDASVVDGVPVFVALRPEKVMLCEEPPADGYNFAVGEVVHIAYLGDLSIYHVRLKSGQMISAQLQNEHRYRKGAPTWGDEVRLCWDADSCVVLTV, encoded by the coding sequence TTGAACGACGCAATCCCTCGCCCGCAGTCCAAAACACCCAAAGCGCTGACGCCGCTGCTGGAAATTCGTAACCTTACTAAATCGTTTGATGGCCAACATGCCGTGGATGACGTCAGCCTGACCATCTATAAAGGCGAAATTTTTGCTTTGCTGGGCGCCTCAGGCTGCGGCAAATCTACGCTGCTGCGTATGCTGGCGGGGTTTGAGCAGCCAAGCGCGGGGCAAATCATGCTTGATGGCGTCGATTTGTCTCATGTGCCGCCTTACCAGCGTCCGATCAATATGATGTTCCAGTCTTATGCGCTGTTCCCGCACATGACCGTGGAGCAGAACATCGCCTTTGGCCTGAAGCAGGACAAACTGCCGAAGTCGGAGATTACCAGCCGGGTTGCAGAAATGCTGACCCTGGTGCACATGCAGGAATTTGCAAAACGCAAACCTCACCAGCTTTCAGGCGGCCAGCGTCAGCGCGTGGCGCTAGCCCGTAGCCTGGCTAAGCGCCCCAAATTGCTGTTGCTTGACGAGCCTATGGGGGCGCTGGATAAAAAACTGCGCGACAGGATGCAGCTGGAAGTGGTGGACATTCTTGAACGCGTCGGCGTGACCTGCGTGATGGTGACCCATGACCAGGAAGAGGCGATGACCATGGCCGGGCGAATTGCGATCATGAATCGCGGTAAGTTCGTGCAAATCGGCGAGCCGGAAGAGATTTATGAGCACCCAACCACCCGCTATAGCGCGGAGTTTATCGGTTCGGTTAACGTCTTCGAAGGGGTATTAAAAGAGCGTCAGGACGACGGGCTGGTGATAGATAGTCCTGGACTAGTGCATCCGCTGAAGGTGGATCCTGACGCTTCCGTGGTAGATGGCGTGCCGGTTTTCGTCGCGCTGCGCCCGGAAAAGGTGATGCTTTGCGAAGAGCCGCCCGCCGATGGCTATAACTTTGCCGTCGGAGAAGTGGTGCATATCGCCTATCTCGGCGATCTCTCCATCTACCACGTTCGCCTGAAAAGTGGGCAGATGATCAGCGCCCAGCTGCAGAATGAGCACCGCTATCGTAAAGGGGCGCCCACCTGGGGGGATGAAGTTCGTCTGTGCTGGGATGCCGACAGCTGCGTGGTTCTGACGGTTTAA
- a CDS encoding ribosomal protein S6 modification protein (responsible for the addition of glutamate residues to the C-terminus of ribosomal protein S6), with the protein MKIAILSRDGTLYSCKRLREAATRRGHQVEIIDPLSCYMNINPAAPSVHYKGRQLPHYDAVIPRIGSAITFYGTAVLRQFEMLGSYPLNESVAITRARDKLRSLQLLAKQGIDLPVTGFAHSPDDTSDLIDMVGGAPLVVKLVEGTQGIGVVLAETRQAAESVIDAFRGLNAHILVQEYIKEAKGRDIRCLVVGDQVVAAIERQAKPGDFRSNLHRGGVAHQVTITDLEREVALKAASTLGLDIAGVDILRADRGPLVMEVNASPGLEGIENTSGVDIAGLMIKWIEQQARPGYCLKTGG; encoded by the coding sequence TTGAAAATCGCTATTTTATCCCGGGATGGAACGCTCTATTCATGCAAGCGCCTGCGCGAGGCGGCGACGCGTCGCGGTCATCAGGTGGAGATCATCGATCCCCTTTCTTGCTATATGAACATTAATCCGGCCGCGCCTTCCGTGCACTACAAGGGGCGTCAACTGCCGCATTATGACGCGGTAATTCCGCGTATTGGCTCGGCTATCACTTTTTACGGCACGGCGGTGCTGCGCCAGTTTGAAATGCTGGGCAGCTACCCGCTCAATGAATCGGTGGCCATCACCCGCGCGCGGGACAAACTGCGTTCGTTACAGTTGCTGGCGAAGCAGGGGATTGATTTGCCGGTAACGGGGTTCGCCCACTCACCCGACGATACCAGTGACCTGATTGATATGGTGGGCGGTGCGCCGCTGGTGGTGAAGCTCGTGGAAGGCACGCAGGGCATTGGCGTGGTGCTGGCCGAAACGCGGCAGGCGGCGGAAAGCGTGATTGATGCGTTTCGCGGTCTGAATGCCCATATTTTAGTGCAGGAATACATCAAAGAAGCGAAGGGAAGGGATATTCGCTGCCTGGTGGTGGGTGACCAGGTTGTTGCCGCCATTGAGCGGCAGGCCAAACCCGGCGATTTCCGCTCAAACCTGCACCGGGGCGGCGTCGCGCACCAGGTGACCATTACCGATCTTGAGCGCGAGGTGGCGCTAAAAGCGGCCAGCACGCTGGGGCTGGATATCGCCGGGGTGGACATTTTACGCGCCGATCGTGGGCCGCTGGTGATGGAAGTGAACGCCTCGCCGGGGCTGGAAGGCATTGAAAACACAAGCGGTGTCGATATCGCCGGGCTGATGATCAAATGGATAGAGCAGCAGGCGCGCCCTGGGTACTGTCTTAAAACCGGCGGATAA
- a CDS encoding spermidine/putrescine ABC transporter substrate-binding protein, with protein MLYLRKKGLLGMVAGALMVASAASSAAEQKTLHVYNWSDYIATDTLANFTKETGIKVVYDVFDSNEVLEGKLMAGSTGYDLVVPSSQFLERQAQAGIFEPLDKSKLPNYKNLDPEMLKLVAQNDHDNKYGIPYMMVTTGIGYNVEKVKAALGKDAPVDSWDLIFKPENLEKLKSCGVSFLDAPSEIYATVLHYLGKDPNSTNAADYTGAANDLLMKLRPNIRYFHSSQYINDLANGDICVAIGWSGDILQAANRAKEAKNGVNVAYSIPKEGAMVYFDMFALPVDAKNKDEAYQFLNYLMKPDVIANISNHIYYANANKEATPLLSEEVRSNPGIYPPADIRAKLFTQTVMPAKIDRVITRAWTKVKTGK; from the coding sequence ATGCTCTACCTACGTAAAAAAGGGTTGTTGGGGATGGTTGCCGGTGCGCTGATGGTGGCCTCTGCCGCCAGCTCTGCCGCCGAACAAAAGACGCTGCACGTCTATAACTGGTCAGACTATATCGCCACGGATACCCTGGCAAACTTCACCAAAGAGACCGGCATCAAAGTGGTTTACGACGTGTTCGATTCCAACGAGGTGCTGGAAGGCAAACTGATGGCGGGCAGCACGGGTTATGACCTGGTGGTGCCGTCTTCGCAGTTCCTTGAGCGCCAGGCTCAGGCCGGTATTTTCGAGCCTCTGGATAAAAGCAAACTGCCGAATTACAAAAACCTCGACCCGGAAATGCTCAAGCTGGTGGCGCAAAACGACCACGATAATAAATACGGTATTCCGTACATGATGGTGACGACCGGCATTGGCTATAACGTTGAGAAGGTGAAAGCCGCGCTGGGCAAAGACGCCCCGGTGGACAGCTGGGATCTGATCTTCAAGCCAGAGAACCTTGAAAAACTGAAAAGCTGTGGCGTGTCGTTCCTGGACGCGCCTAGTGAAATTTACGCCACCGTGTTGCACTACCTGGGCAAAGATCCGAACAGCACCAACGCCGCAGACTACACCGGCGCGGCTAACGATTTGCTGATGAAGCTGCGTCCAAATATTCGTTACTTCCATTCATCCCAGTACATCAACGATCTCGCCAACGGTGATATTTGCGTGGCGATTGGCTGGTCCGGGGATATTCTGCAGGCAGCAAATCGCGCCAAAGAAGCTAAAAATGGCGTGAATGTTGCTTATTCCATTCCTAAGGAAGGCGCGATGGTCTACTTCGATATGTTTGCCCTGCCGGTAGACGCGAAGAACAAAGACGAAGCGTACCAGTTCCTTAACTACCTGATGAAGCCGGACGTTATCGCCAACATCAGTAATCATATTTACTACGCGAACGCCAATAAAGAAGCTACGCCGTTACTGAGCGAAGAAGTCCGCAGCAACCCGGGAATTTACCCGCCGGCGGATATTCGTGCCAAGTTGTTCACACAAACGGTGATGCCAGCGAAGATTGACCGGGTTATCACCCGCGCGTGGACTAAGGTTAAAACAGGCAAGTAG
- a CDS encoding transcriptional regulator, whose protein sequence is MNTSQRIYRTDLKLLRYFQAVAEELHFGRAAARLNMSQPPLSFHIKELEAQLGTVLFIRHSRHVALTHAGVVLLEETKQLLNNASLALARVEQIGRGEGGRIQLGIVGTAIWGGLRLGLQRFIADYPAIDVTFREKSPGDQLALLERHEIDAGIWRMETCPPGGLQSEKLHEATFMVALPESHPLARQQTVDITQLRHEPFVTMTAIHSDWTFLQRVCREAGFTPRVVREAVEPQTVLALVSIGFGLTIIADSYAQMNWPGVVFRPPSRPIPADLYAVFDPVHLTLTTKQLIEALKKSPAD, encoded by the coding sequence ATGAATACATCTCAGCGTATCTATCGCACCGACCTTAAGCTGCTGCGTTATTTTCAGGCCGTAGCCGAGGAACTGCACTTTGGCCGGGCTGCCGCGCGGCTGAACATGTCGCAGCCTCCCCTGAGCTTCCATATTAAAGAGCTGGAGGCTCAACTGGGTACGGTTCTGTTTATTCGCCATTCCCGGCACGTAGCGCTGACCCATGCAGGCGTTGTCCTGCTGGAAGAGACAAAACAGCTGCTTAACAATGCCAGTCTTGCGCTGGCGAGAGTTGAACAAATTGGCCGCGGCGAAGGCGGGCGCATTCAGTTAGGGATTGTCGGGACTGCAATCTGGGGCGGGCTGCGGCTTGGGCTACAGCGGTTTATTGCTGACTATCCCGCTATTGACGTGACCTTTCGCGAAAAGTCCCCAGGGGATCAGCTCGCACTGCTTGAACGCCACGAGATTGATGCCGGGATCTGGCGGATGGAAACCTGCCCGCCTGGGGGCCTGCAGAGCGAAAAACTGCATGAGGCAACATTTATGGTGGCGCTGCCGGAGAGTCATCCGCTAGCCCGGCAGCAGACGGTGGACATTACCCAACTGCGCCATGAGCCGTTCGTGACGATGACCGCCATTCACTCTGACTGGACTTTCCTGCAGCGCGTTTGCCGCGAAGCCGGTTTTACCCCACGGGTTGTTCGTGAGGCGGTGGAGCCGCAAACCGTGCTGGCGTTGGTGAGTATCGGTTTCGGGCTAACTATTATTGCCGACAGCTACGCGCAAATGAACTGGCCTGGCGTGGTGTTTCGTCCTCCCTCCCGGCCGATTCCTGCCGATCTTTATGCCGTTTTTGATCCCGTGCATCTCACCTTGACCACAAAGCAATTAATTGAGGCACTTAAGAAGTCTCCCGCCGATTAG